The Megalops cyprinoides isolate fMegCyp1 chromosome 9, fMegCyp1.pri, whole genome shotgun sequence genome has a window encoding:
- the gmnc gene encoding geminin coiled-coil domain-containing protein 1, producing the protein MVSRTQLSSWAGLCLHTAPEPAASLDSQGEGLIGSELLAGDHCSTERGLAAQPATGRSTGRGLENSEESPPRAAQVRPACAMSTAVSCQEPSFVGGQRYDCPYSVPTSAESVDVSKETLVSFWAAGPLDNTVCLHEPSQQETVYNLGYETEPTWTDHLSPQLQRNKQLQDTLLQREEELARLQEENNKLKEFLNSSIVKCLEDKTKKLLSAQRGTGTRNRKRMLLEDGKFSRLNASHLLLGTHGKRTCRNLSLDFCSAEELAATPPMDSWILQTLGLKDEDTIDPSADYSTIIASSANYSSSINPSAIYTSSTDSSSNYSSDIVSPPNYSSSIDSSSIYSSNINSIDNYSSSISSTANYSSNINSSSNSSSNINCSANSSSNINSTANYSPSINSSANSSSNISSSTNYSCNTSSSSPAPLPLFPYATGTGQHHTPTPHCLESSSTQQTLGGSTVHYPTPGTPRVRTEVAFSMSLEPWSSVRTHSFPQGQAFVCRDTCGGWNFTWVPKDTA; encoded by the exons ATGGTGTCAAG GACGCAACTCAGCAGCTGGGCCGGCCTGTGTCTGCACACAGCCCCCGAGCCAGCGGCCAGCCTGGACTCTCAGGGAGAGGGCTTAATTGGCAGCGAGCTCCTGGCGGGCGACCATTGTTCCACAGAAAGAGGCTTAGCCGCACAGCCCGCTACCGGGCGGAGCACGGGCCGAG GTCTGGAGAACTCCGAGGAGTCCCCTCCGCGTGCTGCCCAAGTGCGTCCTGCATGCGCCATG AGCACCGCCGTGTCCTGCCAAGAGCCCAGCTTTGTAGGGGGCCAACGCTACGACTGCCCCTATTCCGTCCCGACGTCAGCCGAAAGTGTTGACGTTTCCAAGGAAACACTGGTCTCCTTTTGGGCGGCCGGTCCCCTGGACAACACAGTTTGCCTGCACGAGCCGTCTCAGCAGG AAACCGTCTATAATCTTGGCTATGAAACTGAACCCACCTGGACTGACCACCTGTCACCGCAACTGCAGAGAAACAAGCAG CTGCAGGACACCCTACTGCAAAGAGAGGAAGAACTAGCAAGACTccaggaagaaaacaacaaactgaaagaaTTCCTGAATTCCTCTATAGTGAAATGTTTGGAGGACAAAACCAAG AAGTTACTCTCTGCTCAGAGGGGCACCGGAACAAGGAACAGGAAGCGGATGCTGTTAGAAGATGGAAAATTCTCCCGGTTAAATGCCAGCCATCTGCTCCTTGGCACTCACGGCAAACGGACTTGCCGGAACCTCTCCCTGGATTTCTGCTCGGCCGAGGAATTGGCTGCCACCCCACCCATGGACTCCTGGATCCTGCAGACCCTGGGCCTGAAGGACGAGGATACCATTGACCCCTCTGCTGACTACAGCACCATCATTGCCTCTTCTGCTAACTACAGTTCCAGCATTAACCCCTCTGCTATCTATACCTCCAGCACTGACTCCTCTTCCAACTACAGTTCGGACATAGTCTCCCCTCCTAACTACAGCTCCAGCATTGACTCCTCTTCCATCTACAGCTCCAACATCAACTCCATTGATAATTACAGCTCCAGCATCAGCTCCACTGCTAATTACAGCTCCAACATAAACTCATCTTCCAACTCCAGCTCCAACATCAACTGCTCTGCTAACTCCAGCTCCAACATCAATTCCACTGCTAATTACAGCCCCAGCATCAACTCTTCTGCTAACTCCAGCTCTAACATCAGCTCCTCCACTAATTACAGCTGCAACACCAGCTCCAGTTCTCCTGCCCCATTGCCACTGTTTCCCTATGCCACAGGGACAGGGCAACACCACaccccaacaccacactgcctggAATCTAGTTCCACTCAACAGACATTAGGGGGCAGCACTGTGCATTACCCAACCCCTGGTACCCCGCGAGTTCGGACAGAGGTTGCCTTCAGCATGTCCCTGGAACCCTGGAGCAGCGTGAGGACACACAGCTTCCCCCAGGGACAGGCTTTCGTCTGCAGGGACACATGTGGGGGCTGGAACTTCACCTGGGTCCCCAAAGACACTGCCTAG